One Armatimonadota bacterium DNA segment encodes these proteins:
- a CDS encoding cell division protein FtsL: MLALIPHSRLYPVLLPPRPAGEAVGPARRRRRSLGAVVAAVALVIVPAVALVAQRTHAARTGYAILALRGEVEALQAEHARLLADVAALRAPDRIERIAIVQLGMVPPRPHQVASLPVVPPARSVARSPAPSPLQRIAAWLIRPEAAAAEPAR; encoded by the coding sequence ATGCTGGCGTTGATCCCGCACTCCCGCCTGTACCCGGTGCTGCTGCCCCCGCGGCCGGCGGGCGAGGCCGTCGGGCCGGCCCGCCGGCGGCGGCGCTCCCTGGGGGCTGTGGTCGCCGCCGTGGCGCTGGTCATCGTGCCGGCGGTCGCCCTGGTCGCTCAGCGCACCCACGCGGCCCGCACCGGATACGCCATCCTCGCCCTGCGGGGCGAGGTCGAGGCGTTGCAGGCGGAGCACGCCCGCCTGCTCGCGGATGTGGCCGCGCTGCGCGCGCCGGACCGCATCGAGCGCATCGCCATCGTGCAGCTGGGCATGGTCCCCCCGCGCCCCCACCAGGTGGCGTCCCTGCCCGTGGTCCCGCCCGCCCGGTCGGTGGCCCGGTCCCCCGCGCCGTCCCCCCTGCAGCGGATCGCCGCGTGGCTGATCCGCCCCGAAGCGGCGGCCGCCGAA